The Pontibacter deserti region GTGGCTGAATTATAGGTATAGCCAGAACATCAACTTTAAAGAGAAAGCGAACGTACGTTATGCACAGGCTTGGTTTAAAACAGCCTGTTGAAATGCAACACATACAATTTAAAACTATGAAAAGCACAAGATTGAACACGAATGTATTGCTGAGCTTTATGAAAACAGCTTTAACCCTGTTACTGGCGGTGGTGCTGGTAAGTTGCGGTGGCGATAAGGCAGGTACTGAAAGTATGTTATCCGGTACAAGCAGCAAAACCTGGAAAGCTAAAAAAGAAACAAACGCTGAGGGCGACAAAGAAAAACTGACTGACGCAGAGAAAGAGCAGAACCTGCAGTTTTATGCTGATGGTCGTTTTGCAATGGGTGGGGCAAGCACCTTGCAAACAGGTACCTGGAACTATGACCAGGCTGCTAAAAAACTGACATTGCAGTTCGAAGATCAGAACGTATCTGAAAACTTTGATGTACTGAAGCTAAGCGATGACGAATTACGCCTTAGAGCAGGAGATGGCTCGGAGATGGTAATGGAAGCTGAGAAATAGAAAGTATAGATAAAAGTATAGCAAAAGCCGGTGTAACAGCCGGCTTTTCTTTTACCTGCCAATTAAATGTTTAAGGGAGAGCAACCCTACTGCAGGCCCAACTGCCAGTAAAGCAAAAGCAGCTGGCACAGGTATAAGTTCTAACATACGAGCTGTAAATTGAATACTGAGAATAGTTAAGGCAAAACCAATACAAACAACTACAGTAAGGGCAGTACCTACCAAATGAGGCGGTGCAGTTCGTGCTGATAAAGCAGAGAATTGTGGTGAATCGCCGGCAACCACTATGCCCCATAAAACAAGGAAAGGAAGCACAACTGCAGCACTGTTAACCTGAAGCATAAACAACGCCGCCAGGCAGCATACTCCTGAAAGCAGTAGTTGCGCGAAGGCTACAAAGGCGCTGCCATAGCGCTGCGACAGATAACCGCCACCAATGCAACCTACTGCACC contains the following coding sequences:
- a CDS encoding lipocalin family protein yields the protein MKSTRLNTNVLLSFMKTALTLLLAVVLVSCGGDKAGTESMLSGTSSKTWKAKKETNAEGDKEKLTDAEKEQNLQFYADGRFAMGGASTLQTGTWNYDQAAKKLTLQFEDQNVSENFDVLKLSDDELRLRAGDGSEMVMEAEK